The proteins below come from a single Mercenaria mercenaria strain notata chromosome 3, MADL_Memer_1, whole genome shotgun sequence genomic window:
- the LOC123525351 gene encoding dynein light chain Tctex-type 5-like, with amino-acid sequence MLKRLREASISQESSTSSARQITVTSPRESKNPTPLPQQHPQTTKPVLGQTGRGPSLLGLLAAKRFTRNLRNKYHRSGSLYGSSRHSTSIQVQREPTYRMEPKNKFNPEEAGNVIKSIIDQRMKGFKYHPKFCSNMCKLLSDEIKDGIKKLKYDRYKIVAVVHIGERKDQSTVVASRCAWDKKLDNFATYTFETPSLFCTASVFGIYNE; translated from the coding sequence atgttaaaaagactTCGTGAGGCTTCTATAAGCCAGGAAAGTTCAACATCAAGCGCTCGACAAATAACAGTGACGTCACCACGAGAGTCGAAAAATCCAACACCATTACCACAGCAACATCCGCAGACGACAAAACCAGTTCTTGGACAAACTGGACGCGGACCGAGTCTGTTGGGTCTTCTTGCTGCGAAACGTTTCACTAGAAATCTCAGAAACAAATACCATCGCTCTGGAAGCTTATATGGATCTTCGCGTCATTCAACTTCTATTCAAGTTCAGCGGGAACCGACCTACCGAATGGAACCGAAAAATAAATTCAATCCCGAGGAAGCCGGAAACGTTATCAAATCGATTATTGATCAGAGAATGAAAGGGTTTAAATACCACCCTAAATTTTGCTCCAATATGTGTAAACTCCTAAGTGATGAAATCAAAGATGGAATCAAAAAACTAAAATATGACAGATATAAAATTGTTGCCGTTGTGCATATCGGCGAGAGAAAAGACCAGAGCACGGTCGTTGCTAGCAGATGTGCCTGGGACAAGAAGTTGGACAACTTTGCAACATACACCTTCGAAACACCTTCACTTTTCTGCACAGCCTCCGTTTTTGGAATTTACAACGAGTAA